DNA sequence from the Xenopus tropicalis strain Nigerian chromosome 4, UCB_Xtro_10.0, whole genome shotgun sequence genome:
CTGTTGGCTGGGTACCAGAAAGTGTAAAGTAGCAACTGCATGTTGGTGAATGGTAGATCTAAAGGTCTCAAGCATTatcttaggacctggggttttctatgtaagtgtttttttttacaaatactgAAACACGGTTAAAGAGGTAGCTCGCCCTTAAGTTAACTCTTAGCATGACATAAAATGGACAaatctatgcaacttttcaactgatctttgtcttttattttttctagcttttctatttttttaattatttgtcttcttttgactcattctagctttcaaatggggaatgaggtcactgaccccggcagacaaTAAACTGTTGCTCTGTATGGGTACAATTTTAGTGTCAGTAAAGCCACCCTACTGCAGGACCCAGTTGAATGCTCATTAGGGCTGGGAGCATTATTTTTATACATCCCCATATAACTGTGAATCTTCTGAAGTAGCTTTTATTGACCCAACAAAGGCAACTctacaaaagcttttttttttaaaaaaaaactatagtaatgttcCCAAGTTTCAAAGATGCTTTGGAAGTTTCATGccagttttctttctttttggacTTTCAGTATAACACAGATTATTTAATGCTTTATTGCAGCTTTCCCAAGTGATCCTGTTCTACACATCTCATCCCTTGTGGCTGGGGTTCAGTCCAATATCACCTGTACAGTCCCCCTTGTTTACCCCTCTGAAATGCTGAGCTTGAGGTTACTGAAGGACAAGGAAACGGTGGCAGAATATGACACATCAGTGGAGATATATCAAGATGGGGAATTCAAGCTAAGAGATGTTAGCCTATCCTATGCTTGGATACCTCATATAGAAGATGAAGGCTCAGTATTTAAGTGTGAGGCAGAAATGTTATTTATGGATGAAGAGACAAAACCAATAACCAAAGATACAAAAgtgattctcagtattgtctgtaaGTAACATCTCATATCACAAATGCAAACCTTTTTTGTGCATGTGGGTCAAATCAATTCAAGTTCCAATGAAACTTACCCAGTCTTATGTGTTATTTACGTTGAATCTGCCCCAGTTTTCACATACAGATATTTTTCATATAAGGCATCTTCATATTTTTGCCAGTTATCCacattatgtttatatatttcatttgtcTCCTGTAAACTCCCCTTTTCTGGATAAAATGCCTGTATGTAACACAAAGCATATCCCCCACTTCACCTGCCCCAGCTGTTCAAAATAGGACTGAACCACAAAACaacaaattgctgattggctgacatcGGCTTCTGGACTGTGGtgaatatttaaatacatattacATATGTCACATATAGACTATGCGGTGTAAGACACATATATTTCCATATGTACTTATGATCTTTAGAGACTTTTATGTAGTAGATTGCATGTACTTAGAGTAAGGTGTAAAAAAGATAACCAaatctattttatatattgtaatatcctgtgtattgtgtgtatagaTGTACAGTAGCAGGATTTATCCTCATTATATCATTCCGTGAACCTTAATAAGCCACCTAGAACTAAGATCTAACTTACTTTTTTGATCAGGCCCTCCTTCAACTCCCAGTATTACTGTCTTACCATCCAAAAGTGTTAAAGCTGGTGAAAATATAACTCTAGGATGCTTGGCCGAAAGCCATCCCCAGGCAACTGTGTGGTGGGTGAAAGAGTCTGGAAATGTGACGAATGAGTTACCATCAGAAAATGGCTACTTGGGATTAACTGGAGTACAGCCGCAAGACTCTGGCAAATACACCTGCTATGTAGAGAATGAAGCTGGGAAGAGCTTTTCCTCAGTATTGATCACTGTACAAGGTGAGAACAGCTTCTGATCCTCCCTGAGTAAAACATCATATGAGCCAAGAATAATGGACTGATTTTTTACACAATTCCTTTCATGCTATAATGTATTGCTTTTTCACCAGTCTGTCTCATCTATAAGGTAAAGGTCCCTAAGCATAAAACTAGtagtaaaaatttgtgaaaataataattcaaataaacCACACGAGTACCACTCAAAATAAAAGTGCAATTACGGCACTACACAGTATTTAGCTGTAAGGAGGTAGGAACAGAATCGTGGGGGATTGAAGAGTGTGTGCACACCCATGTCCCACCTAAGTGCTGCCACTTTTTGCATGGCCAACAATTATGCTAGAACTTTGGAGGAAataatgcattatgggtaaaccACATAGCAAATTGTCCTATTCTTTTTTGCAATTCTTTTGCTAGTGTTAGTAAGTGGGTCCTACTCTATTATTGGCTTGGAACTCTAATGTATGAATATTGGAAAACTTGTTATGATAGTGATTTGTTTTCTGCCACTAACACTATTGCCATTTATACCTAtaattgctctctctctctctatatatatatatatatatacagaaaatatttcACGACTGGCACACCATGTAAAATATATTGTGATCACATTGCACAAAAAATAATCCAACTTTCCGGTCCTCGACAGGACCTTtctcaagtatatatatatatacaggtataggacccattatccagaatgctcgggaccaagggtattccggataaggggtctttccgtaatttggaactccataccttaagtctactaaaaaatctacaaaacattaattaaacccagtaggattggtttgcatccaataaggattatttatatcttagttgggatcaattgcaagttactttttaatttttacagagaaaaaggaaaccagttttaaaattctaaattatttgattaaaatggagtctatgggagacaggctttccgtaattcggagctttctggataacgggtttccggataagggatcccatacctgtatatatatatatatatatatatatatatatatatatatatactcttgcTATGATCTAATGCAAAACAGTGCAGAATGATGCCTTGTAAACAGTCAGTGTCTTTATTGGTAAAGCTTGTACAGGCGAGTTGCACCACTAATTGCACTGgatggttgctaagttaaacatttaaatgagaggaaaatgtttttcttttttaagactTCTCATATATGTTACAAGACATGAAATAAAAATTCCAATATCATAATATAGGCATACACTTACAGTTTATAGTAGTACATAACTGTATGTTTTGGGAGGCACTGCTCCCTTCTGCAAGCAACAGATTAATTATACATGATCCTGTATTGTATTTCTATTCATTTATATGTGTCCATTTATACTTAACAGTTCCACCTAAAAACACAAGGCTCACCATTACGCCCTCCGAGTTGGTGAGACAAGGGGATCGTGTAATTATCCAATGTATGTCAGAAGCATTCCCTGCCCCCACACTGATCCTCAAGAGAAAGACAGAACGTGGCCAGGTGGAGCTGGAAACTACAAGTGGGGAGTACATTATCACATCTGTAACAGTAAAGCATTCAGGAACCTATACCTGCGAATCTGTTAACCCAGTTGGAAATGAAGTGGCAGAGCTCCATGTGACTGTGCAAGGTAGGAGCGTGAGTACAGCAATAAAAACGATATGTTAACATGCCAGCAACATCAAATCTAGTTGCTTATATATTCTGCACATTAAAGCTGGCCTCGCTCAAGCTCACTGACTTGCAATCACTTTATTCCCCATGCAGTACCTCCACAAAATACCACAGTTCTTGTAAAGCCATCCAAAAATGTAACAGAAGGTGACACCGTGACCATCACCTGTGAGACACACAGTACCACACTTCCAACAATTCTGCTGAAGAAGGTGTGCGCCGGCAACAGTACAGTACAGCAAGCAGAGAATGGCACCTTCACCTTGCACAATGTCACCCGCAATGACACTGGGACCTATGTGCTCAGCATAATTAATGAAGCAGGAAATACGACTGAAGTCATTGAGATCAACGTACAAGGTATTTTACTATACGACTGGCACACCCTGTAAAAATCATAAGATTAACACAAAATACTGAGAGAAACATGGAGGACAAATGTAGAGGTTTATTTCTGTTGTTAACAAGCTAGTTGCAGTTTTGAAGACATTTTACATGATGTTAAAAGGATATAGGTATattttgccttcactgattcaaTCAGAATGATGCCTTGTATACAGGCAGTGTCTTTATTGGAAATGTTTGGACAGGCAAGTCGCACCAGTGATTGCACCGGGTGGTTGCTCAGTTAAACATCTAAATGAcggaaaaatgtttttcttttttaaacaccAGACTTTTTGTAGCTATGTACTGTAAAACCTTCACTACTTATATGTTACAAGACATGAAATAAAAATTCCTATATcatatatataggcacacactTACAGTTTATAGTAGCACATAACTGTATGTTTTGGAAGGCACTGCTTCCTTCTGCAAGCGACAGATTAATTATACATTATCACATTGcgttttttttgacgcacgctaAATTTTTCGTtagcaaattttctcagaagtttcacaaaacaattcaccaatggtaaaatgcaaaaattcgctgcgaatctatgacaggtgaaaaaattcactcatcactacttctcaTATATGTTACAagacatgaaataaaaatatagtgcacattcatgcatttttatattgttccTATATCATTAGGAATTTTAAGGCCATTGCCCCCACAAACAGAATACAGTTTCTAGTTGTACATAACTATGTTTTGGAAGGCACTGCTCCCTTCAGCAGGCGACAGATTAATTATACATTATCATGTATGGTATTTCTATTCATTTATATGTGTCCATTTATACTTAACAGTTCCACCTAAAAACACAAGGCTCACCATTACACCCTCTGAGCTAGTGAGAGAAGGCGATCACGTAATTCCCCATGCAGTACCTCCACAAAATACCACAGTTCTTGTAAAGCCATCCAAAAATGTAACAGAAGGTGACACCGTGACCATCACCTGTGAGACACACAGTACCACACATCCAACAATTCTGCTGAAGAAGGTGTGCGCCGGCAACAGTACAGTACAGCAAGCAGAGAATGGCACCTTCACCTTGCACAATGTCACCCGCAATGACACTGGAACATATATGGTCAGCATAATTAACGAAGCAGGAAATACGACTGAAGTCATTGAGATCAATGTACAAGGTATTTTACTTGTGTTCATGTTAAATTTAGACAATGCTGCATGTTGTCCTGTCAGTGTCAATGatgaaattacagaaaaatgttCATAAGGCTCttctaatacaaaataataataactaataaatgaatacaatacaAATATGAGCCCTCAAGGCTAAAGGGACCCCATGGGCATAAGTAGTATGTCTGTAGTAAAAGTAGCATGTCCCAAGAATGCAGGTTTTaagatataggtatgggatccattatccagaaacctgttatccagaaagctcctaattaagGGAAGGCAATCTCTCACAgagtccatttaaaaaaaatatttctaatttaaaaaaaaaaaaaaaaaatgttattttcaataATGAACAGTAACACTGATCCTAACTAatttgcataaatccatattgggaaaataatcctattgggtttattttatgtttagagGATTTTTAGTggaattaaggtatggtgatccaaactaaACATCTTTTATCTGGCAAAGCTCAGGTCCAAGCATTTAGGATAACAGACACCATACCTGTCTATGTGGATGGATATAGAAACAATTTTGACTATTATACACTTTAACATTTCTTAGAAGGGATAATGTTAAATTGGTCGTTGGCCTGTACTATTCAGTACTAAGGGCATGGTTAAATATCAAATAGCTATAACTATCAGGTACATTTCATGGCTACCATTGGTAGATATTCATACGGACTGAAAATCTGGAAAATAATTTTGTTGTTAGTGTAATCCTCTGTTAGCATTATGTGTCTATATCCCAGTACGTACTGACCAACCGTTTATGCTTTGCTTTTCTTGTAGCTCGATATCAAAGCCCCCAATCCAGCTTTGCCATTCCAATCATAGCAACATCCTTATGTGCAGTATCAGCAGCTGTCATCGGACTGATTGTTTATCATATGAAGCAGGCACGTCTACAGGGGTCATACAGTCTGGTAAAGGCTCTGAAAAGCCGAGTTTGAGTTAACAGCTCAAGTAAAGCTTTTCCTACCAGTATCGCAACAGTAACATTCTACTTCAAAATCTGCATCTGCTGTGGGATTCAAGATCTAACAGGAAAACATACAATCCTGATTCAGTTTAGAAAACTTGGCTTGGAAGAGCAGAGGgtttcatacagacagcaacaattACACCACTCCATTCTGCTGGGCAGTTCCATATACTGAGTAAAAGCATTTGACAGGTAACTGTATAACCCTACATTACACACAGAACCTTCTTTTGTTCACAATGAATTCTGGACCGTCTTTCTGCAGGCCACAGTAAAACTGAATTGAATCAAGGAAGAAAACTGAGATGCATAATTTCTAAAACTGTAACCTGAAAGCAATAATTGTGTTAAAACCACTTCCATTTGCACTTAGTTTTAACAAGTAGATTTCttgtacatatttttttgtttgagtGTTATAATCTGTTTTGTAAGTGTTACCACGCAGGCACAATGGtttgtaatgtacttgtaaaacCTTTATGTTTGTTGTTCTTAAAAGTTTTCTTTTTCGTGCTACGAATTTAAACCTCTAAACCCTCTCCTCTGTGATGGGGCGGCTATTAAAAGGGTCTTTTGTTGAGGTGGTGAAGGGGGATGGCGGTGCAGCGGGAAAGGTTTTGGAAAGAATAAAGCAGAAATTATGTCACCACAGAAAGAAAGTAGCAGAGACTGCTTAATAGGTTCTTGAGCGCAGCCCAGATTAGCATAATTGTGATACATTTCTGAGCGTTTCTGAAAGCTTAATGCGCTGAGATTCACAAAGGATGCATTATCCTTCACCACTGATTACAGATatgtgatctattatctggaatacttgggGCCTTT
Encoded proteins:
- the vcam1 gene encoding vascular cell adhesion protein 1, with amino-acid sequence METVKLFSVLALFIATSLAEFHMSLEPAQREISLQIGETFQFICEAFDCPNPTFNWANLMDKTLSGSVSTEGSRSILTMQVSHESEGSYRCKVFCNQMKAEKSFTINVYSFPSDPVLHISSLVAGVQSNITCTVPLVYPSEMLSLRLLKDKETVAEYDTSVEIYQDGEFKLRDVSLSYAWIPHIEDEGSVFKCEAEMLFMDEETKPITKDTKVILSIVCPPSTPSITVLPSKSVKAGENITLGCLAESHPQATVWWVKESGNVTNELPSENGYLGLTGVQPQDSGKYTCYVENEAGKSFSSVLITVQVPPKNTRLTITPSELVRQGDRVIIQCMSEAFPAPTLILKRKTERGQVELETTSGEYIITSVTVKHSGTYTCESVNPVGNEVAELHVTVQVPPQNTTVLVKPSKNVTEGDTVTITCETHSTTLPTILLKKVCAGNSTVQQAENGTFTLHNVTRNDTGTYVLSIINEAGNTTEVIEINVQVPPKNTRLTITPSELVREGDHVIPHAVPPQNTTVLVKPSKNVTEGDTVTITCETHSTTHPTILLKKVCAGNSTVQQAENGTFTLHNVTRNDTGTYMVSIINEAGNTTEVIEINVQARYQSPQSSFAIPIIATSLCAVSAAVIGLIVYHMKQARLQGSYSLVKALKSRV